From the genome of Bacteroides sp. MSB163, one region includes:
- a CDS encoding metallophosphoesterase, whose amino-acid sequence MKELLTICFILIHTWSLASNNDQVPWYIVQISDPQLGFIEKNKSIEQETILLKKTIQRINSLQPEILVITGDFVNSPHNIEQIKRFKELCHLISHEILLYKVPGNHDIGNSCNKENVEFYNAQYGEDHFSILHKGIQLIGINSCLIKDNAPQQEHQLQWLCKELKQECKIEQRIIFGHHPFFLSNISEKESYSNMPIKIRTIYNALFLKYHVSHYFAGHLHNNATAENNGIKYITTSALGKQLGNARSGIRIIQIKNKEISHLYVPIEEIPASQTELDQLFNKSFNHTY is encoded by the coding sequence ATGAAAGAACTTCTAACTATCTGCTTTATTCTGATTCATACCTGGAGCCTCGCCAGTAACAATGACCAGGTCCCATGGTATATTGTACAAATCAGTGATCCACAACTGGGATTCATAGAAAAAAACAAATCCATTGAACAAGAAACGATTCTCTTAAAAAAAACTATACAGAGAATCAATTCCTTACAACCAGAAATACTTGTCATTACCGGAGACTTCGTTAACTCCCCGCATAATATAGAACAAATAAAAAGATTCAAAGAATTATGCCATCTTATTTCTCATGAGATACTTCTATATAAAGTACCAGGCAATCATGACATAGGAAATAGTTGCAATAAAGAAAATGTCGAATTTTACAATGCTCAGTACGGTGAAGATCACTTCTCTATTCTTCACAAAGGGATACAATTAATAGGCATCAATAGTTGTCTTATTAAAGACAATGCTCCTCAGCAGGAACATCAGCTCCAATGGCTTTGCAAAGAGCTAAAACAAGAATGTAAAATAGAACAACGTATTATTTTCGGTCATCATCCGTTTTTCCTCTCCAACATATCCGAGAAGGAAAGTTATTCGAATATGCCTATAAAAATACGTACAATCTATAATGCCCTTTTCCTAAAGTACCATGTATCGCATTACTTTGCGGGACATTTACATAATAATGCAACTGCCGAAAACAATGGGATTAAGTACATAACTACTTCTGCATTAGGAAAACAATTAGGTAACGCCCGTTCAGGCATTCGCATCATACAAATTAAAAATAAGGAAATAAGTCACCTTTATGTTCCCATAGAAGAAATTCCGGCATCTCAGACAGAATTAGACCAACTATTTAACAAATCATTTAACCACACATATTAA
- a CDS encoding alkaline phosphatase yields MKKLNLLFVTLFTLIQCNLAIHAQETNNLKYKNQDYHQAYIPKGDDVLKNNPVKNVILMIGDGMGLAHLASGMYANHNELSITNIPTIGLIKTQSGDKFTTDSAASGTAYATGQKTHNGAIGVDMNDASIKNIPEIVTQSKFVAGVVTTDNISGATPSAFFAHQKDRGMSKEILADLPKSKLSFIAGGSDEHFTKVCPQYKQILAAQDFIILNDYKKVSHNLKNAKIALVAFQKDVDSKHNGRGEFLPETTKNAIEFLNNKKAAGFFLMVEGAQIDKRAHENNFAGVIQEVLDFDKAVAEAVAFADKDRNTLVIVTADHETGGLSIKKGDITQSTLEGNFSSKGHTPIMVPIFAYGPSSDNFKGVMENNEVMKKIISVLIKQK; encoded by the coding sequence ATGAAAAAGCTAAATTTATTATTTGTAACACTGTTTACACTTATCCAATGTAACTTGGCAATTCATGCTCAAGAAACAAATAACCTCAAGTATAAAAATCAAGACTATCATCAAGCATATATTCCCAAAGGAGATGATGTTCTTAAGAATAATCCGGTAAAAAACGTAATTTTAATGATTGGAGATGGAATGGGACTGGCCCATCTTGCTTCAGGCATGTATGCCAACCACAATGAACTATCTATTACCAATATTCCAACAATCGGTCTAATAAAGACACAGTCCGGTGATAAATTCACAACGGATTCTGCTGCATCAGGAACTGCCTATGCAACTGGACAAAAAACACATAATGGAGCTATTGGCGTGGACATGAATGATGCCTCAATAAAGAATATCCCAGAAATAGTTACCCAATCGAAATTTGTTGCCGGAGTGGTAACTACTGACAATATCTCCGGTGCTACCCCATCTGCCTTCTTCGCTCACCAAAAAGACAGAGGTATGTCCAAAGAAATTCTGGCAGACTTACCTAAAAGTAAATTATCTTTTATTGCCGGTGGTTCAGATGAACATTTCACAAAAGTTTGTCCTCAGTATAAGCAGATATTAGCGGCTCAGGACTTTATCATCCTTAACGATTATAAAAAAGTAAGCCACAACCTGAAAAATGCAAAAATAGCATTAGTAGCATTTCAAAAAGATGTGGACAGCAAACATAATGGAAGAGGTGAATTCTTACCTGAAACAACCAAAAATGCAATAGAATTCCTGAACAATAAGAAAGCAGCAGGTTTTTTTCTTATGGTAGAAGGGGCACAAATAGATAAAAGGGCACATGAGAATAATTTTGCAGGTGTAATACAGGAAGTATTAGATTTCGATAAAGCTGTAGCAGAAGCCGTTGCTTTTGCTGACAAAGATAGAAACACTTTGGTCATTGTTACCGCTGACCATGAAACGGGAGGACTCAGTATCAAAAAAGGAGATATCACCCAATCAACCTTAGAAGGAAATTTCAGCAGTAAAGGACATACACCAATTATGGTTCCTATTTTTGCATATGGACCTTCTTCTGATAATTTTAAAGGCGTGATGGAAAACAACGAAGTTATGAAGAAAATTATTTCCGTACTTATCAAACAGAAATAA
- a CDS encoding metallophosphoesterase yields the protein MTKRFLTLLLFLGLGICINTYAQSQSFLILGDIHYDLLENHDMEWLRKKPDDLRQVTTEYTQFTKKNWPAFSKQLRNKVKSYKPEIKAILQLGDISEGLAGSEQKAEQMAQSVVKAVDAVGMSIPWIITKGNHDITGPGAQEAFIKHYIPMFRKQLNRTDITSANYAHQIGENLFVCFDPWERKVDVLELLEKNLKTSNAKYKFVMLHEPVIPINERCWHVFRKDPEKRKRLLEIIAKNKAIVLAAHMHLFSIVKRETQYGPIIQLMCNSVVKDLKRTTTNKVLTRFGSNLAKECPNWQPTSIEERIKWLDEETPYISYFKQQDLPGYGILTTDSSKEEIYFEYYAAMGDKPYERICISDLLK from the coding sequence ATGACAAAAAGATTTTTAACCCTTTTACTGTTCCTTGGTCTTGGAATATGTATAAATACCTATGCACAAAGCCAAAGCTTTCTAATATTAGGTGATATTCACTATGATTTATTAGAGAACCACGATATGGAATGGCTTCGAAAAAAGCCCGATGACCTTAGACAGGTAACAACAGAATATACCCAATTCACTAAAAAGAATTGGCCTGCATTTAGTAAACAACTCAGAAATAAAGTCAAATCCTATAAGCCCGAAATAAAAGCCATTTTACAATTAGGAGACATCTCAGAAGGACTTGCAGGAAGCGAACAGAAAGCCGAACAAATGGCACAATCTGTAGTGAAGGCAGTAGATGCCGTAGGCATGTCTATACCATGGATAATCACAAAAGGGAATCACGACATAACAGGTCCCGGAGCACAGGAAGCCTTTATAAAACATTATATACCAATGTTTCGGAAACAACTGAATCGTACAGACATCACTTCCGCCAACTATGCTCATCAAATTGGTGAGAATCTATTTGTCTGTTTTGATCCTTGGGAGAGAAAAGTTGATGTATTAGAACTTTTAGAAAAAAATCTAAAGACATCTAATGCAAAATATAAGTTTGTCATGCTACACGAACCTGTAATTCCCATCAATGAGCGTTGCTGGCATGTTTTCCGTAAAGATCCGGAGAAGAGGAAGCGCCTGCTTGAAATCATAGCCAAAAACAAAGCAATCGTATTAGCTGCCCACATGCACCTGTTTTCAATAGTAAAAAGAGAGACACAATATGGCCCCATTATCCAATTAATGTGTAATAGCGTAGTAAAAGACTTGAAGCGTACTACTACCAATAAAGTTCTCACTCGATTCGGTTCTAATTTGGCCAAAGAATGTCCAAATTGGCAACCAACTTCTATAGAAGAACGTATCAAATGGTTAGATGAAGAAACACCATATATTTCTTATTTCAAGCAACAGGACCTCCCCGGATACGGTATATTAACAACTGACAGCAGCAAAGAAGAAATATACTTTGAATATTACGCAGCGATGGGTGACAAACCTTATGAAAGAATTTGTATCTCTGATCTTCTGAAATAG
- a CDS encoding ABC transporter ATP-binding protein, whose amino-acid sequence MIQLEGITKSFGCLQVLRGIDLNINEGEIVSIVGPSGAGKTTLLQIMGTLDAPDNGTVTIDGTLVSRMKEKELSAFRNKHIGFVFQFHQLLPEFTALENVMIPAFIAGVSQKEATASALELLEFMGLADRAGHKPNELSGGEKQRVAVARALINHPAVILADEPSGSLDTHNKEELHQLFFDLRNRFGQTFVIVTHDEGLAQITDRTVHMVDGEISKGIISV is encoded by the coding sequence ATGATACAATTAGAGGGAATAACCAAAAGTTTCGGTTGCTTGCAAGTTCTGCGGGGGATTGATTTGAATATAAATGAAGGCGAGATAGTCAGTATTGTTGGGCCGAGCGGAGCTGGAAAAACGACTTTGCTTCAGATTATGGGAACATTGGATGCTCCTGACAACGGGACGGTAACTATTGACGGAACTTTAGTCAGTCGGATGAAAGAAAAGGAGTTATCCGCTTTTCGTAATAAGCATATCGGATTCGTATTCCAGTTTCATCAGTTATTGCCCGAATTTACAGCATTGGAGAATGTGATGATACCTGCTTTTATTGCCGGTGTCAGTCAAAAAGAAGCTACTGCATCTGCTTTGGAATTGCTCGAATTCATGGGCTTGGCAGATCGTGCCGGGCATAAACCCAATGAACTTTCCGGTGGAGAAAAACAACGTGTAGCCGTGGCCCGTGCCCTTATTAATCATCCGGCTGTGATACTGGCTGACGAGCCTTCGGGTAGCCTGGATACACATAATAAGGAAGAATTGCATCAGCTTTTCTTCGACCTTCGCAATCGTTTCGGACAAACATTTGTTATTGTCACTCACGATGAAGGACTGGCACAGATTACGGACCGTACGGTGCACATGGTGGATGGAGAGATCAGTAAAGGAATTATTTCTGTTTGA
- a CDS encoding metallophosphoesterase family protein yields the protein MQYKEKKKFTWLVAILFGATSQLLAQDASLLILGDLHLDKFEWHDMDYVHTRPQDFAQISKEYPFYTATYMPHLFKLIQKQTKETKPEIKAILQLGDLMEGVAGNRELAEKMGQGCTDILSNIQSDVPWILTKGNHDVSNSPGQSEAWRNTILPFISAQVQMTLTNGMYTYKVNDDIQLFILEQFFSNDEELPETSIIDFLSKELPKSKSKYKILLTHQPVIPVTERCWHLFSGLRRPVKDIELRNTFLELLAEYHVIVFCAHLHQYSKLIRDTPKGPIVQFMFNSVIHGFGIPPQPKITTSFPSIKDMDQTWQNHTLGKRVKILKEEAKFIRSYYKEESSGYGIASLRNGILTIGYYRGLTEEPSDCTIINQLYQ from the coding sequence ATGCAATATAAAGAAAAAAAGAAGTTTACTTGGTTGGTTGCTATCCTATTTGGAGCAACCAGCCAATTACTTGCCCAAGATGCTTCACTTTTAATTCTAGGTGATCTGCATCTGGATAAGTTCGAGTGGCATGACATGGATTATGTACATACACGTCCACAAGATTTTGCACAAATCTCAAAAGAGTATCCTTTTTACACAGCTACATATATGCCTCATTTATTTAAACTGATCCAAAAGCAAACCAAAGAAACCAAGCCTGAAATAAAGGCTATACTTCAATTGGGAGACTTAATGGAAGGGGTGGCTGGTAATAGGGAGCTTGCTGAAAAAATGGGGCAAGGGTGTACTGATATACTCAGTAATATACAATCAGATGTTCCTTGGATACTAACCAAAGGCAATCATGATGTGAGCAATAGTCCGGGACAATCAGAAGCTTGGCGCAATACAATATTGCCATTCATCTCCGCACAGGTTCAAATGACATTAACCAATGGAATGTACACTTATAAAGTGAATGACGACATTCAACTATTTATTCTCGAACAGTTCTTCAGTAACGATGAAGAACTTCCAGAAACGAGCATTATAGATTTTCTGAGTAAAGAGCTCCCTAAGTCGAAGTCAAAGTACAAAATACTCTTAACCCATCAACCAGTGATACCTGTAACAGAACGTTGCTGGCACTTATTCAGCGGGCTCCGCAGACCAGTAAAAGACATAGAATTAAGAAATACTTTCTTGGAGTTACTTGCCGAATATCATGTAATTGTGTTCTGTGCGCATTTACATCAATATTCTAAGCTAATCAGAGATACCCCTAAAGGTCCCATAGTACAATTCATGTTCAATAGTGTCATTCACGGTTTTGGAATCCCTCCACAACCTAAAATCACAACTAGCTTTCCGTCAATAAAGGATATGGATCAGACCTGGCAAAACCATACATTGGGAAAACGAGTGAAAATTTTAAAAGAAGAAGCAAAATTCATTCGTTCCTATTACAAGGAAGAGAGTTCCGGATATGGAATAGCATCATTAAGAAATGGAATACTAACAATCGGCTATTATCGCGGATTGACTGAGGAACCTTCTGATTGTACAATCATAAATCAATTATACCAATGA
- a CDS encoding tRNA threonylcarbamoyladenosine dehydratase, translating into MEDWRQRTQLLLGDEKMERLRQAHVLVVGLGGVGAYAAEMICRAGVGRMTIVDADTVQPTNLNRQLPALHSTLGMSKAEILEKRFRDINPEIELTVLPVFLKDENIPELLDAASYDFVVDAIDTLSPKCHLIAEAMKRHIKIVSSMGAGAKSDITQVRFADIWDTYHCGLSKAVRKRLQKMGIKRKLPVVFSTEQADPKAVLLTEDEMNKKSTCGTVSYMPAVFGCYLAEYVLKRL; encoded by the coding sequence ATGGAAGATTGGCGGCAAAGAACACAACTCTTGTTGGGTGATGAAAAGATGGAACGGCTACGGCAGGCGCATGTGCTTGTAGTAGGCCTGGGTGGAGTAGGAGCGTATGCGGCGGAAATGATTTGTCGCGCGGGAGTAGGGCGTATGACGATTGTGGATGCAGATACGGTGCAACCAACGAATTTGAACCGTCAGCTTCCGGCTTTGCATTCTACGCTGGGGATGAGTAAGGCGGAAATTCTGGAGAAACGCTTCCGGGACATTAATCCGGAGATTGAACTGACCGTATTGCCCGTATTTCTGAAAGATGAAAATATTCCTGAACTGCTGGACGCGGCCTCCTATGATTTTGTAGTGGATGCTATTGATACATTGTCCCCAAAATGTCATTTGATTGCAGAGGCCATGAAGCGACATATTAAGATAGTCTCCAGCATGGGAGCCGGTGCAAAGAGTGATATAACCCAGGTTCGTTTTGCCGATATATGGGATACTTATCATTGCGGGCTGAGCAAAGCAGTCAGAAAACGACTCCAAAAAATGGGAATTAAGCGTAAACTGCCGGTAGTGTTCAGTACGGAGCAGGCAGATCCGAAAGCGGTACTGCTGACTGAGGATGAAATGAATAAGAAATCGACGTGTGGAACTGTTAGCTATATGCCGGCGGTATTCGGATGTTATCTGGCAGAATATGTATTAAAGAGATTATAA